The nucleotide sequence CGATCGCCCGTTGCGGGATGATCCAGCTCGGGAACCACGACGGCAGCGCGGCCATGAAGGCCTTGCGGCTGTCGGCCGGGACGAAGCTCGGCACCGCGAGGCTGAGGCCGATCAGGATGACGGCGAGCGTCGCGACGATCTTGGTTCTCGAGAAGCGCAGCATCCGCCCGGTTCCGACTTCTTATGTCATGGGTGCCGGGGTTTGACCGCCGGCACACAGCTATGGCGCCTCAGGAGGCCTTGACCGGGGCGCCCTTGACGCGGACCTCGGAGATCATCGAGCGCACCACCTTCACCCGCACGTTCGGGGCGATCTCGACCTCGACCTCGGAGGCGTCGTCGGTCACCTTGACGACCCGGCCGACGAGGCCGCCGTTGGTGACGACGGTGTCCTCCCGGCGCAGGTTCTTGACCATGCTCTGGTGATCCTTGAGCCGGCGCTGCTGCGGGCGCAGGATCAGGAAGTACATGATCACGAAGATCAGGACGAAGGGCACGAATTGCAACGCGACGTCCGCGCCGCTTCCGGCACCGGCTCCTTGCGCGAAGGCGGGGGTGATCAACGCGGAAAACTCCTGATCGAGGGCATGCGCCCGTCAGGCCCGGCGGCGCCGGGGCCTTGCGACGACGAGCCTGCCGAAAAGCGCGCGGACTATAGCGAGGGGCGATTCGAAAGCAACGCCGGGGCGATGCATCCGGCGCGATGCCGGCACGGTTCCCCTTCTCTCCGGCCTCGGCCTAAAAGGCGCCACCTCGGCGAGGGCTGCCGCCCTCCCCCCGCAACCGGACCGCACATCATGGCCTTAGAGCCGACTCCCGCCGCCCTTCTGCCGCTTCTGGAGCGGATCGCCGCAGCCCTGGAGCGCGCCGCCCCGTCCGCCATCTCGAAGGTGGATACGGGCGCGGCCGATGCCTTCCTGTGGGGGCCCGAGCGCCGGCTGATCCCGGTGCCGCGGGTCAACCGCGTCGAGATCGGCATCCTCACCGGCATCGACCGGGCCCGCGACACATTGGTTGAGAACACGGAGCGCTTCGCGCGGGGGCTGCCGGCCAACAACGCCCTGCTCTGGGGCGCGCGCGGCATGGGCAAGTCGTCGCTGGTCAAGGCGGCGCATGCCGAGATCAACGCCCGGCGGCCCGAGGGCGCGCGGCCGATGAAGCTCGTGGAGATCCACCGGGAGGACATCGAGGCGCTGCCCGAGCTGATGAGCCTGCTGCGCGGCGATCCCCACCGCTGGCTGGTGTTCTGCGACGACCTCTCGTTCGATGCCGACGACACTTCCTACAAGTCGCTGAAGACCGCGCTCGACGGCGGCATCGAGGGACGGCCGGGCAACGTGCTGTTCTACGCCACCTCGAACCGGCGCCACCTGCTCGCCCGCGAGATGGTCGAGAACGAGCGCTCCACCGCGATCAATCCCGGCGAGGCCGTGGAGGAGAAGGTCTCGCTCTCCGACCGCTTCGGCCTCTGGCTCGGCTTCCACAAGTGCAGCCAGGACGAGTATCTGGCGATGATCCGCGCCTACGTGGAGCGCTACGGCCTTCAAGGGGAGCCGGACCGCGTGCGGGCCGAGGCGCTCGAATGGGCCACCACCCGCGGCTCGCGCTCGGGCCGCACCGCGTTCCAGTTCATCCAGGATCTGGCCGGACGGCTCGGGCAGCGGCTCGACGGGTAGTTTTTTTCCGACTCTCCCACCTCGCCGTCATCGCGAGCGCATGCGAAGCGATCCAGGTGCGCGACCTTTCCGGATAGGGCGGTGCCCTGGATTGCTTGCGCCGGGCCTCGCAATGACGGAGGCATCACCGAAGCCGAAGCGCCCGAACAAAAAGGCGGCCCCTCGCGGGACCGCCCTCCGTCTGCGAATCCGACGAAAGAATCAGTTGCCGGCGAGGTGCGGCATCGGGTCGACCGGGGTCGCGCCCTTGCGGATCTCGAAGTGGAGCTGCGGCGAGGTGACGTTGCCGGTGGCGCCCGACTTGGCGATGGTCTGGCCGCGCTTCACCTTCTCGCCGGGGCGCACGTCGAGCTCGCCGTTGTGGGCGTAGGCGGAGACGTAGCCGTTGTTGTGCCGCACCAGCACCAGCTTGCCGTAGCCCTTCACGTCGGAGCCGGCATAGGCCACCGTGCCGTCCTCGGCCGCCTTGACCGGCGTGCCCTCGGGCACGGCGATGTTGATGCCCTCGTTGCCCGACGAGCCGTAGCCGTTGATGATGCGGCCCTTGGCCGGCCAGCGGAACGACTCGGCCGGCTGCGCGGCGGGCACGGCGGCGGGGATCGGCGCGGACGCGTCGGCGCTCGCCACCTTCACCGGAGCCGCCGGAGCCGCCTCCGGCGCGGGGGCCTTGGCGGCTTCCCTGCTCTCCTTGGCGGCGGCCTTCGCGGCGGTTTCCGCCGCGCGGGCCTCGGCGAGTTTCTTGGCGGCGTCCGCCTTGGCCTGCTTGGCCTCGGCCTTCGGATCGGACTTGGTCTCGGCCTTGGCGACCTTCTCGGCGCCCTTCTGGCCCGGGCGCGGATGCTTCTGAGCCTCGGCCGCCTTCTTCGCTTCGGCGGTCTTGGCTTCGGCAGTCTTGGCTTCGGCGAGCTTGCGGCTCTGGGCCGCCTTCGCGACCGCCTTGGCCTCGGCGATCTTGGCGGCGGCGGCCTGCCGCTCGGCCTCGCGCCGGGCCTCGGCCGCCTTCGCGGCCGCGGCCTCGGCGGCGCGCTTCTCCGCTGCCTTGTCGACGGGCTTGCCGAACGGGAGCTTGGGCTGCGGCGCCGGGGTGGAGGCGCGCGGCGTCATCGCGCGGCCGGCATCCGGGTTCATGCCGGCCACGTTGCTCGCCATTCCGCCGCTCATCGGCTCGGCCGTCGCCACGCGGGTCGCGGTCCGGGCCGGGGCCATCGCCGAGGGGCGCGGCGACAGGGCCGGGCCGGGGGCGGGCAGCGCCTGGGACTGGATGCGCGGGGTGCGGATCGCCGGCGCCGGCGCCATCTCGGCCTCGCCCTCGGCTCCGCCCTCCGGCAGGCTGCCGGTGGCCGAGGGCTCGCCCGCCAGGGAGGCGAACGGGTTGGTGAAGGGGTCGCCCAGACGCGAGGCGTCCGACGAGCAGGCGGCGGCGCCGCCGCCGATCATTCCGATGAGGGCGAAGCGCGACAGCGTCCTCAAGCCCAGAACCGTCCCCCGAACCCGCATCGACGCACCCGCTTGAACACTGACGCAACGTGATGCGCCATTCAAACGGGATTCAGGTTAAGCAACCGTTCCCGAGATCCGCACGGGCGTCGGTTTCGCGCGTGTTCCGGTAAGGTTGAGGAACCCCGGCCGCGGCGCGGATACCGTGCACGACGGTCGCGCGGCTACGGCGTCCGTGCCCGGCCCGGAGTCAGCGGGCCGAGCTGCAGCGCCGCCCCTTCCGTGCGCGCGTAGGCCGCCGCGCCGTCGCGGGCGAGCGTCAGCAGCCGGCTTCCCCGTCCGGTCCAGAGACCGGCCACCAGCCGCCCGCCGGGCTTGAGCGCCGCGGGCAGGTGCGGCGGCAGCGCCTCCAGGCTGCCGTTGACGAGGATGCGGTCGAACGCCCCGCCCCGCACGGCCTCGGCCGCGAGCCCGTCGCCGATCTCGACGGTGGCGTCGTCGAGGTCGCGTCCGAGATGGGCGCGGGCGGTCCGCGCCAGCGCCCCGTAGCGCTCCAGGCTGCGCACGTGCGCCGCCCCGAGCCGCACCAGCAGGGCGGTGACGTAGCCCGTGCCCGTGCCGATCTCCAGCACCCGGGCGCCGGGGGCGATGTCGAGGGCGCCGAGCATCGCCGCGACGACGCTCGGCGCGGTCATGGTCTGGCCGCAGGCGAGCGGCAGGGCGATGTCCCGCCGGGCATGCGCCCGCAGGGCCGGGGGCGCGAAGCGCTCGCGGGGCACCCGCTCCATCGCCCGCAGCACCGCGGTGTCGCGCACGCCGCGCTCGCGCAGGAGGAGCACGAAGGCGGCGTTGCCGGCCGCCTCCGCGTGGCCCTCGGGATCCTCGGCCTCAGGCGACCCGATCGCGGACATGCCCGCCTGTTCCCGCCCCTCGCCCCAGCCCTCGCCTCACGCCTCGAACGCCGCGGCGAAGCGGGTCAGTTCCGGCTCGTCGGTGAGGTCGAGCCGCAGCGGCGTCACCGCGATGCGGTTCTCGGCGATCGCCTTGAGGTCCGAGCCGTTGCCGGGCTCGAACCGCGCCTTGGCGAAGGCGAGCCAGAAATAGGGGTTGCCGCGCCCGTCGTGGCGGGCGTCGATCCGCAGGAGCGCCTGGTTGCGCTGCCCCTGGGCCGAGACCGCCACGCCCTGCACTTGATCCGGTTCGCAGTCCGGAAAATTGACGTTGACGAGGATGCCGGGCTCGATCCCGATCTCCAGGATTTTCTGGATCACCCGCGGCCCGTGCTCGGCGGCACAGGCCCATTTCAGGCTGCCGCGCCCGCCCGCGCCGTAAGCCTGGCTCAGCGCGATCGAGCGGATGCCGAGGATGGTGCCCTCCATCGCCCCGGCGATGGTGCCGGAATAGGTCACGTCCTCGGCGACGTTCTGACCGCGGTTGACCCCGGAGAGAATCAGGTCCGGCTTATGATCCTTGAGGATGTGGGCCACCCCCATGATCACGCAGTCGGAGGGCGTGCCCTTCACCGCGAAGCGCTTCTCGGAGATCTGCCGCAGGCGCAAGGGATCGTTCAGCGAGAGCGAGTGCGAGACGCCCGACTGGTCGTATTCGGGCGCGACCACCCAGACGTCGTCGCTCAAGCGCCGGGCGATGCCCTCCAGCGTCTCCAGGCCCGGCGCGTGGATGCCGTCGTCGTTGGTGACCAGGATGCGCATCAGTGGTTCGGTCCCTCGATCCGGTTCAGGCCGCCCATGTAGGGCTGGAGCACCGACGGGATCGTGACGCTGCCGTCGGGGTTCTGGTAGTTCTCCATCACGGCGATCAGCGCGCGGCCGACCGCGACGCCCGAGCCGTTCAGGGTGTGGACGAAATTGACCGCCCTGCCCTCCCTCGCCCGATAGCGCGCGTTCATCCGCCGCGCCTGGAAGTCGCCGCAGACCGAGCAGGAGGAAATCTCCCGGTACGTCCGCTGGCCCGGCACCCAGACCTCGATGTCGTAGGTCTTCTGGCTGGCAAAACCCATGTCGCCGGTGCAGAGCGTCATGACGCGGTAGGTCAGGTCGAGTTTCTTCAAGACCGCCTCGGCGCAGGCGAGCATCCGCTCGTGTTCCTCCGCCGACTTGTCCGGGGCCGTGATCGAGACGAGTTCGACCTTGTTGAACTGGTGCTGGCGCAGCATGCCGCGGGTGTCGCGCCCCGCCGCCCCGGCCTCCGCGCGGAAGCAGGGGGTGAGCGCGGTGAAGCGCAAGGGCAGCTCGTCCTCGGCCAGGATGGTTTCACGGACGAGGTTGGTGAGGGGGACTTCCGCCGTGGGGATGAGCCACTTGCCGGTCGATGCAAGTTGAATCCAGTTCAAATCTCGTTTTTTGAGTTTATCAATTTCGGATATCTCCTCTTTAAAATCGGATAGCAAAATTCTTGCCCAATTAGAGGCGCTGTCATTTTTGTCTGAATCTTCACCGGCGGCTTTTTCGATTCGCTCTATGAAATATGGCAATTTGTCGGCCAGATCGTACATTTCCTTCCTTAGTAAGCTAATATCTTCAATGCGCTCTACTGCACGATCAAAAATGTCCCTCTCATCATCAGGTATGGCACCACTTATGCTAAGAAATTGATCAGATGCGAACTTCGGCAGTTGCGCCGTACCGAACATCGCCTCATCCCGAACCAAAACCGGCGGCGCAACTTCCAAATAACCGTGCTCGCCCGTGTGCAGGTCGAGCATGAACTGGCCGAGCGCCCGCTCCAGCCGGGCGAGCTGGCCCTTCAGCACCACGAAGCGCGAGCCGGAGAGCTTGGCCGCCGCCTCGAAATCCATCAGGCCGGTGGCCTCGCCGAGCTCGAAATGCTGGCGGCCCTCGCCCAGGCGCTCGCGCGAGGAATCGAACCGGCGGTACTCGACGTTTCCGTGCTCGTCGGCACCGGGGGGCACCTCCGCCTTCGGCCGGTTCGGGATCGCGGCGAGGCGCGCGTCAAGGGCTTTTTCCGCCTCTCCCTGCGCGGCCTCCAGCCCCGGCGCCTCCTCCTTGAGGCGGGCGACCTCGGCCATCAGTTCGGCGGCGCGGGCCTCGTCCCTCGCCTTCTTGGCGGCCCCGATCTCCTTCGACAGCGCGTTGCGCCGCTCCTGGGCGCCCTGCGCCGCCGAGACGGCGCCCTTGCGTGCATCGTCGAGGGCGATCAGCTCGGCGCTGAGGGCCGGGAGGCCGCGGCGCTCCAGGTCGCGGTCGAAGGCCTCCGGGTTCTCGCGGATGGCGCGGATGTCGTGCATGTCGGGGCTCTGGAAGCTCTAAGGCGCGCGAGGGCCCCGCTTTGCCGCATCGCCCCCCGCATCACAAGAGCGGGGCCTCGACCCCGCAAGGGCTCCGAACGCGGGTGAACGCTCTCGCCGACCCTCCCCGGTTCCTCACCGCCGTCATTCCGGGACCGCGCAGCGGAACCCGGAACCTACCCGTGACGCGTCGCCGAAGCCCGGCGTCGCGACCGGTCGTGGACGGTACGCCCCTTCGGGTCCGGGTTCGCCTGCGGCGCCCCGGAATGACGACGGAAGGAGGGACGGAGCGGCAGCCGTCTGAGAGCCTGTTTGACTGCGGTGATCCCATCTCGACCCTCATCCTGAGGTGCCGCGTGAGCGGCCTCGAAGGGGGCTCCAGATCCCGCGCGGTTCCTGGAGCCCCCTTCGAGGCCTCCGCTCCGCTCCGGCACCTCAGGATGAGGGTTCAGGATGGGAGTAGGACCTTCCTCTCGCCTTGCCGTGGCCTGACGAAGACACGGCGGCCGGTCAAACAGGCTCTAACAAAAATCAAAGGGATAAAGTGGCAAAAGATCGGAAAAACGCCCTGCGCCCTCGTCTTGCACGGGCGCAAATCCGGCATCATATCGCTGATGTGTCGGCATTTTTCCGCACGACCTGCACGGAACTGCTGCTTTTCAGCCTCGGCTCGAGCGGTCTTAAGAAATCTCTATGAGAAATATAAGTGTAGGGCCCGCTTGAATTGCGCCCAACGGATCCCCTATATCAGGGACGTCGAACACGAGGGGCCCGGCAAACGAAAGGCCACCACCTCCGTTCGAGGGTGGGGCGGTCGTGAGACCGGCCTTCGTATTCAAAACATCGCTTGGAGACGCGCCATGAAGTGGTCTGCCCCCGTCGTTGCCGAGATCTGCGTCGGCATGGAAGTCACCTCCTACGAGTCCGCCGAGATCGACACCTTCAACTGAGAAGGCGTCGCCGGCCCAGGCTGGTTCGGTTCATCCAACATTCCATCAGGAGAAACGTCATGAAGTGGTCCGCTCCCGTCGTTGCCGAGATCTGCGTCGGCATGGAAGTCACCTCCTACGAGTCCGCCGAGATCGACACCTTCAACTGAGAAGGCCGTCGCCGGTTCGACCCGGTGGGACGAAGGGCGTCACCCGACCAGGGTGGCGCCCTTTTCGTTTGCGGGCGTCGCGGCCAGAAACGGGGAAGGCCGGAGGGTTCTGGCGAACCCTCCGGCCTTCCGTTGTCCGACTTCTCGACGTGAGTGGTCAGAGCCGGTAGCGGATCTGGTCGGTCCAGAAGCGCTCCAGGCGGGCGAGCGCTTGGTTGAGGCGGCCGAAATCGTCCTCGGAGATGCCGCCGATCGGCTGGATCGTGCGGGCGTGCTTGTCGTAGAGGCTCTGGATCAGGTCGTGGATCTCGCGGCCCTTGGGCGTCAGGCTGATGCGCACCGAGCGCCGGTCGGTCTTGGAGCGGGCGTGGTGCAGGAAGCCGGCCTCGACCAGCTTCTTGACGTTGTAGGAGACGTTCGAGCCGAGATAGTAACCCTTGGAGCGCAGCTCGCTGGCGGTCAGCTCCTTGTCGCCGATGTTGTAGAGCAGGAGCGCCTGGACGCTGTTGACGTCCTCGCGGCCGCGCCGGTCGAACTCGTCCTTGATCACGTCGAGGAGGCGGCGGTGCAGCCGCTCCACGAGGTGCAGCGCCTCGAGATAGGAGCCGGCGGCACCCTGGGGTTGCGGGGCGGCATCGGTGGTCCTGAGGGCGGTGCCGGCGGCCTTGGTGCTCATCGTGGTGCCTTCCTGTCGGTTCGTGCCGGCTCTTGCCGGCCGGCATCGCTCATGGGCCGAACCTAGGCCGCACCGATGAAAGCCGATTTAAGCGACAGGATGAACTCGCGATTTACTTCTGTCGGTAAATGCAAAATGAAACGATGATGTTGACCTCCCATTAGCCTACATCGCGCGCGGCCAGCCAGGACAGCACGAAGTAAACGGCCACGATGCTTGCCTGCACTGCGATCAGCGGCAGCGACATCGGCAGGAGCTGCGGCGTCAGCAGCGCCAGCGTCAGCGCCGAGGTCGCGGCGAGCAGCCAGACCACGCCGCCCCAGGCGCTGGCCAGCCACAGGCCGACCGCCGCCACGAAGTCGATCACCGCGAAGTAGACGATCGCCGACTGCCGCCCCGGGGACAGGGCGGCGAACGGGGGCCGGCCGGGGATCAGGTCGAGGATCTCGCCCCAGGTCGCGAGCCCCTTGGCGAGCCAGATCAGCGCGGTGACGCGCATGAACCAGACCAGCACCACGTCCCAGCGGGTCTGCGCCTTGGGCGCGCTGCCCTCGATCCGGTCGCCCGCCCCCGGGCTCGGGCGACCGCGCCCGTCGCGGGTCGCGCCGACCTTGGCGAGCGCCTTCACGGCCGGCCTCCTTCGGCGGGACCCTGGCTGCCGTCGAAGCGGGGTTCGGGCCCCTCGGACGGGCCGAACGCCGCCTCGATGGCGGCGGCATCGACCGCCTCCAGGGTGGCGGGCCGCCAGGCCGGCCGGTTGTCCTTGTCGACGATCACCGCCCGGACGCCCTCGTAGAAGTCGTGCCCGCGCATCGCCCGCTCGCACAGCCGGTACTCGGCGAGCAGGGCTTGCGCGAAGCTCATGCCGCCGCCGCGGCGCATCAGCGCGTGGGCGACGGTGAGGCTGGTGGGCGAGCGGGTGCGGATCGTCGCCGCGGTGTCGCCCGCGAAGGCGGAGCCCTCCCGCGCCGCCGCGTCGAGCCGGACGAGCACCTCCGCGACGCCGTCGGCGGAGAAGCAGGCATCGATCAGCGCCCGCTCGGCGACGAGCGGACCGGTCTCGAGGGCCGGCACGTCGAGCCGGTCGAGCGCGGCCGCGATGTCCGCGCCCGCGGCGAGCCGGTCGATGATGGTCTCGAAATCGGCCGCCCGGGCCGCGTGGGTGACGAGCCCCACGGCGCGCGCGTCGCCCGCGCCGATCCGGGCGCCCGTCAGGGCGAGGTAGCGCCCGGTGCAGCCGGGCAGGCGCGGCAGGGCGTAGGTCGTGCCGACATCGGGGAAGAAGCCGATGCCGGTCTCGGGCATGGCGAAGCTGTAGCTCTCGGCCGCCACCCGCACGTCGCCGTGCAGGGAGATGCCGACGCCGCCGCCCATCACGATGCCCTCGATCAGGGCGATGTAGGGCTTCGGGTAGGCCTTCACGGCGGCGTCCAGCCAGTACTCCTCGCGCCAGAACGCCATTACGTCGGCGTGGCGCCCGGCCCGGCCGAGGGCGTGGATCCGGCGGATGTCGCCGCCGGCGCAGAAGGCGCGCCCGCCGGAGCCGCGCACCACGACCCGGGTGACCCGCGCATCCGCCGCCCAGGCCCGGAGCTGCCGGTGCATCGCCTCCACCATCGGCAGGGTCAGGGCGTTGAGCGCCTTGGGCCGTCTCAGGGTGATCAGTCCGGCCGCCCCGCGGGTCTCGAAGGCGATCTCGGGCTCCGCCCCCTGCCCTTCCATCGTCCCCCCTTGCGCCAACCCTTCCGCCATCTCGCGCTCCGCTCCGCCCGTTTTCCCGGGCCTCGCCCGCGCAACGCCGTCCGCATCGCCGGCGGCGCGGGAAGACGATCGCCGACCGGGAGCCCCGGGGGGCCTCCTTAGACGAATTCCCCGGCAGGGCGTCAACGAGGCGGCGCGCCTCCTCCCGATTCGCGCCGCCCACGGTCGTGGTTGCGGAAGCGCGGGCGCTTCTCAGAGCCTGTTCGACTGCGATGATCCCATCCCCACCCTCATCCTGAGGTGCCGGAGTGCAGCGGAGGCCTCGAAGGGGGCTCCAGGAATCGCGCGGGATCTGGAGCCCCCTTCGAGGCCGCTCACGCGGCACCTCAGGATGAGGGGCGAGATGGGATCACTGCAGTCAGACAGGCTCTCAGGCCTGTATTGCAGACAATTGACTGACTGCAAGTTTTGCCGCGCTGCGCATTTGTCGTCGAGTCGCGCCCAGGTCCGCTGCCTTGTCGGGAACGGAAGGGAATCCGGCGCCCGATCGGGAATCGCATCGCGGCGGCGTCGAAGGTGCCCCCGAGCGGGTGCCTGCCCTGCGGCGACAGCGCCTTTCGGCCGCGAATCCGGATGTGCTAGGGCGCTTGCCCATGGCCCGCGCCTCCCGCGGGGGCCCTCCTCACGCGCGCCCCCGCGGCGGAAACGTGCCGGTGTCCGAGCCGTTTCGTGAGAGGGACGCGCGGGGTGCGCCGCCCGGAGCCGCGCCCGCTCGCCCCTCGGGATCCACGGCTCCGATCCACGTCGTGATGCCTTCGGAGGCTCTTGCGCCATGTCAGACGCAACCGCAGACGCAACCCCGCGCCCGCTCGCCATCGAGACCGCGCGCGAGGCCGCCCCCGGCGCGGGGCCGCTGAGCCTCACCCAGCGCCCGCGCCGCAACCGCAAGGCGGAATGGTCGCGCCGGCTGGTGCGCGAGCATACGCTGACCGTCGACGACCTGATCTGGCCGCTCTTCGTGATCGAGGGGCAGCGGCGGCGCGAGCCGATCGCCTCCATGCCCGGCGTCGAGCGGCTCAGCGTCGACGAGATCGTGCGCGAGGCCGAGCGCGCGGCCCGGCTCGGCATTCCGGCGGTCTCGTTCTTCCCCTACACCGAGGCGTCCTTGCGCGACCCGACCGGCTCCGAGGCCTTGAACCGCGAAAACCTCGTCTGCCGGGCGGTGCGGGCGGTGAAGCGCGCCGTGCCCGAGATCGGCGTGATGACCGACGTGGCGCTCGACCCCTATACCAGCCACGGCCATGACGGGCTGATCGAGGACGGCGCCATCCTCAACGACGAGACGGTCGCCGTGCTGGTCGAGCAGAGCCTGATCCAGGCCGAGGCCGGCACCGACATCATCGCCCCCTCCGACATGATGGACGGGCGCGTCGGCGCGATCCGCAACGGCCTCGACCGGGCTGGTTTTCGCGACGTGCAGATCATGGCCTACGCCGCGAAATACGCCAGCGCCTTCTACGGGCCGTTCCGCGACGCCATCGGCACGAAGGCCGCGCTGGTCGGCGACAAGCGCACCTACCAGATGGACCCCGGCAACGCGGCCGAGGCCCTGCGCGAGGTCGCGCTCGACCTCGCCGAGGGCGCCGATTCGGTGATGGTCAAGCCGGGGCTGCCCTATCTCGACATCATCACCCGGGTGAAGACCGGGTTCGGCGTGCCGACCTTCGCCTATCAGGTGTCGGGCGAGTACGCGATGATCGAGGCGGCCGCCCGCAACGGCTGGCTCGACGGCGAGCGCGCCATGACCGAGAGCCTGCTCGCCTTCAAGCGCGCGGGCGCCGACGGCGTGCTGACCTACTACGCCCCCCGCGTCGCCGAGCGCCTGCGCGCCGGCGCCTGACGGGATCGCTGCAGGCGGGACGGCCTTGGTCCGGACCTCGCGGCGGGCGGCGCTGGCCGGCGCCCTCTCCCTCTGGCTCGCGGCCGGATCGGGCTGCGGCACCGCAGTCGACGGGCGCCGGGCCACGCTCTGCCGAAGGGCCGTGCCGGCGCTGGCCCCACCGGGTGCCGATGTCGGCCTGCTGCGGGTGGGCCCGGGCGCGAGCCGCGGCAGCGTGCGCGTCGATTACCGCCTCGTCGGGGGCGGCGCCCTGCCGAAGTCCGAGGCGGCCCGTCCCCGCTTCCTCGTCTGCCATTTCGGGGCGGGCGACGACCTCACCGCGCTGACGAGCGAGCGGGGGCCGGTGAACGGCGCCTCGCTCTACCTGCTCAAGCGCTACTATCTGGCCACGCCCGAGGCGGAAGCCGCCGATCCCGGCGGCCGATGATCCGTTGGACACAGGTCGAGGGCGTCGAGCATCGCGGAATAGTCGGCGAGATGGATCGCGTCGGGCATCAGGCCCGGCCGGGCGAGCCCGGAATCGCCGGCCCGCATCGCGGCGAAGGGATCGGCGAAGCGGCAATTGTCCGACCGGCACAGAGCTCTGAGGATCTCCGAATAGACCGCCACCGCCGCCGGGTCGCGCCGGGCCGCGGCGGCCTCGCCGAGGGGCGGCACCGCCGCGACGACCACCCGCTCCGCATGGGCCGAGAGCCGTGCGAGGCCGGCGCCGGCCTCCGCCGCGAACCGGGTCCGGGCCTCC is from Methylorubrum populi and encodes:
- the yajC gene encoding preprotein translocase subunit YajC, giving the protein MITPAFAQGAGAGSGADVALQFVPFVLIFVIMYFLILRPQQRRLKDHQSMVKNLRREDTVVTNGGLVGRVVKVTDDASEVEVEIAPNVRVKVVRSMISEVRVKGAPVKAS
- a CDS encoding ATP-binding protein, with protein sequence MALEPTPAALLPLLERIAAALERAAPSAISKVDTGAADAFLWGPERRLIPVPRVNRVEIGILTGIDRARDTLVENTERFARGLPANNALLWGARGMGKSSLVKAAHAEINARRPEGARPMKLVEIHREDIEALPELMSLLRGDPHRWLVFCDDLSFDADDTSYKSLKTALDGGIEGRPGNVLFYATSNRRHLLAREMVENERSTAINPGEAVEEKVSLSDRFGLWLGFHKCSQDEYLAMIRAYVERYGLQGEPDRVRAEALEWATTRGSRSGRTAFQFIQDLAGRLGQRLDG
- a CDS encoding peptidoglycan DD-metalloendopeptidase family protein — translated: MRVRGTVLGLRTLSRFALIGMIGGGAAACSSDASRLGDPFTNPFASLAGEPSATGSLPEGGAEGEAEMAPAPAIRTPRIQSQALPAPGPALSPRPSAMAPARTATRVATAEPMSGGMASNVAGMNPDAGRAMTPRASTPAPQPKLPFGKPVDKAAEKRAAEAAAAKAAEARREAERQAAAAKIAEAKAVAKAAQSRKLAEAKTAEAKTAEAKKAAEAQKHPRPGQKGAEKVAKAETKSDPKAEAKQAKADAAKKLAEARAAETAAKAAAKESREAAKAPAPEAAPAAPVKVASADASAPIPAAVPAAQPAESFRWPAKGRIINGYGSSGNEGINIAVPEGTPVKAAEDGTVAYAGSDVKGYGKLVLVRHNNGYVSAYAHNGELDVRPGEKVKRGQTIAKSGATGNVTSPQLHFEIRKGATPVDPMPHLAGN
- a CDS encoding protein-L-isoaspartate O-methyltransferase, encoding MSAIGSPEAEDPEGHAEAAGNAAFVLLLRERGVRDTAVLRAMERVPRERFAPPALRAHARRDIALPLACGQTMTAPSVVAAMLGALDIAPGARVLEIGTGTGYVTALLVRLGAAHVRSLERYGALARTARAHLGRDLDDATVEIGDGLAAEAVRGGAFDRILVNGSLEALPPHLPAALKPGGRLVAGLWTGRGSRLLTLARDGAAAYARTEGAALQLGPLTPGRARTP
- the surE gene encoding 5'/3'-nucleotidase SurE, with product MRILVTNDDGIHAPGLETLEGIARRLSDDVWVVAPEYDQSGVSHSLSLNDPLRLRQISEKRFAVKGTPSDCVIMGVAHILKDHKPDLILSGVNRGQNVAEDVTYSGTIAGAMEGTILGIRSIALSQAYGAGGRGSLKWACAAEHGPRVIQKILEIGIEPGILVNVNFPDCEPDQVQGVAVSAQGQRNQALLRIDARHDGRGNPYFWLAFAKARFEPGNGSDLKAIAENRIAVTPLRLDLTDEPELTRFAAAFEA
- the serS gene encoding serine--tRNA ligase, with the protein product MHDIRAIRENPEAFDRDLERRGLPALSAELIALDDARKGAVSAAQGAQERRNALSKEIGAAKKARDEARAAELMAEVARLKEEAPGLEAAQGEAEKALDARLAAIPNRPKAEVPPGADEHGNVEYRRFDSSRERLGEGRQHFELGEATGLMDFEAAAKLSGSRFVVLKGQLARLERALGQFMLDLHTGEHGYLEVAPPVLVRDEAMFGTAQLPKFASDQFLSISGAIPDDERDIFDRAVERIEDISLLRKEMYDLADKLPYFIERIEKAAGEDSDKNDSASNWARILLSDFKEEISEIDKLKKRDLNWIQLASTGKWLIPTAEVPLTNLVRETILAEDELPLRFTALTPCFRAEAGAAGRDTRGMLRQHQFNKVELVSITAPDKSAEEHERMLACAEAVLKKLDLTYRVMTLCTGDMGFASQKTYDIEVWVPGQRTYREISSCSVCGDFQARRMNARYRAREGRAVNFVHTLNGSGVAVGRALIAVMENYQNPDGSVTIPSVLQPYMGGLNRIEGPNH
- the pqqA gene encoding pyrroloquinoline quinone precursor peptide PqqA codes for the protein MKWSAPVVAEICVGMEVTSYESAEIDTFN
- the pqqA gene encoding pyrroloquinoline quinone precursor peptide PqqA, with the translated sequence MKWSAPVVAEICVGMEVTSYESAEIDTFN
- a CDS encoding winged helix DNA-binding protein — its product is MSTKAAGTALRTTDAAPQPQGAAGSYLEALHLVERLHRRLLDVIKDEFDRRGREDVNSVQALLLYNIGDKELTASELRSKGYYLGSNVSYNVKKLVEAGFLHHARSKTDRRSVRISLTPKGREIHDLIQSLYDKHARTIQPIGGISEDDFGRLNQALARLERFWTDQIRYRL
- a CDS encoding DUF6163 family protein, which gives rise to MKALAKVGATRDGRGRPSPGAGDRIEGSAPKAQTRWDVVLVWFMRVTALIWLAKGLATWGEILDLIPGRPPFAALSPGRQSAIVYFAVIDFVAAVGLWLASAWGGVVWLLAATSALTLALLTPQLLPMSLPLIAVQASIVAVYFVLSWLAARDVG
- a CDS encoding enoyl-CoA hydratase/isomerase family protein, with amino-acid sequence MAEGLAQGGTMEGQGAEPEIAFETRGAAGLITLRRPKALNALTLPMVEAMHRQLRAWAADARVTRVVVRGSGGRAFCAGGDIRRIHALGRAGRHADVMAFWREEYWLDAAVKAYPKPYIALIEGIVMGGGVGISLHGDVRVAAESYSFAMPETGIGFFPDVGTTYALPRLPGCTGRYLALTGARIGAGDARAVGLVTHAARAADFETIIDRLAAGADIAAALDRLDVPALETGPLVAERALIDACFSADGVAEVLVRLDAAAREGSAFAGDTAATIRTRSPTSLTVAHALMRRGGGMSFAQALLAEYRLCERAMRGHDFYEGVRAVIVDKDNRPAWRPATLEAVDAAAIEAAFGPSEGPEPRFDGSQGPAEGGRP